One window of Deltaproteobacteria bacterium HGW-Deltaproteobacteria-18 genomic DNA carries:
- the rpmG gene encoding 50S ribosomal protein L33, which translates to MRINILLACVDCKRRNYSTQKNKKNTTAKLELSKFCPFCGGHRKHRESK; encoded by the coding sequence ATGCGCATCAATATCCTTCTCGCTTGCGTTGATTGCAAACGGCGGAATTATTCGACCCAGAAGAACAAGAAGAATACGACCGCCAAGCTTGAACTCAGCAAGTTTTGTCCATTTTGCGGTGGGCACAGAAAGCATCGCGAATCAAAATAG